GTAGGCGGTTGGTTGCCGCTCTCGCCCCAGCGTGCCATGCTCGACGACGTTGCGGGCCAGTACACGATAACCGTCCGGGTCTGCCGACAATTGGCTGCATCGCGCGACAAGCACGCCGCCGCGGACGATCACGACGAGCGTCAAGAACCAACAAAGGTCAGCAGGAAAGTGACGACGAAGCCAAGACATCGTGGCCATTATGAGCGGCTCCGTTTGCCGATACAATTGCGGTGTTCGCACGTGACCGCCGCCTGTGATTTGCCGGCTCCGAAACTGGCCTGATGGTTCATTCCCTTTCGCATATTCTTGTCCGTTACCGCGTGCCACTGCTGCTGGCAGCCATCGGGGCCACGTTCGCCGGTTACTTTCCCGCCCAGCGGCTGGCGTTCGACCGCTCGATCGAAAACATGTTTGCTCCGGATGATCCGGTGTTGACCCCGTTTCGCAAGCTGAAGCGCACCTTCGGCGGCGACGAAGTGGCCCTGGCCGCCTACGTCGATCCCGACCTGCTGACCACCGGCGGCCTGGCGCGGCTGGAACAGATCACCAACGATCTGGCCGCGGTGCCCGGCGTCAGGCAAACGTTCAGCCTTTCAACCGTCGAGCAGTTCTTTACGTCACCCCTCCTTGCGCCGTTCAGGTCGCGGCTGCTGGAATTAAGCGAAGGGTACACGGTCGGTTCCGACCATCAGACGGCCGGCATCGTCTGCGTGCTGGTGCCGGAGCACGAGGCCAAAGTGCCACGGGCACAGACCGTCGACGAGTTGCGGCGGCGGACCGAGGCGCACGCGGCCGGCGGTGTGTTGACCGGCGAGCCGGTGATGGTGGTCGATGGCTTCCGCTTTCTCGAAGACGACGGCCGCTTGCTGGGTGGCGTCTCGACGGTGCTCTTGATGTTGACCATCGTGATTTGCTTCCGCAGCCTGCGATGGGTGGTCGTGCCCATGGCCGTCGTGGGCAGCACGCTCGTATGGACGCAGGCTACGCTGGTCGCCAGCCATCTCCACCTGAGCCTGGTCAGCTCGATGCTGTGGGCCATCATCACGGTGATCGGCGTGGCCACGGTGCTGCACCTGGTGGTCAGCTTTCGCGAGTTTCGGGCCGAGGGCCTTTCGCCGCGGCAGGCGCTCGAACTGGCCGTCGATCGGCTGTGGGTGCCCATCTGCTGGGCCTGCGCCACCGACGCGGCGGGCTTCGGCGCTCTCATGGTGTCCCGCGTCGGGCCGGTACACGATTTCGGTCTGATGATGCTCGTCGGATCCCTGTTGGCGCTGGTGAGCATCGCCGTGGTCGTGCCCGGCTTGTCGCTGGCCGGCCGCTTCGACTCCGATCCGCGGCGGGCCTGGGGCGAGCACGGCCTCGAGTTCGGCCTGCGCCACCTTGCCGCGTCGATCGAGCGTCGGCCGCTCGTGCTGACGGCGGCCATCGCGTCGGTATCCGCGTTCTGCTGCTTGGGCATCGTACACTTGGAAGTCGAAACCGACTTCACCAAGAACTTCCGGCAATCGAGTCCGATTGTTCGATCTTACGAGTTTGTCGAGTCGCGTTTGGGCGGGGCCGGTGTATGGGACGTCATCGTGCCGGCCCCGGCGGAGAACATCGACCAGTTCATGGACAACGTCAGCACGCTCGAACAACGGCTGCGCAGTGAAGTGCGGTTCGTGAATGCGGCGGGCGTGCCGGAGCCGGGCCTGACCAAAGTGCTCAGCGCCATCGACGCGCTCGATCTGTTGCCGCTGCGACGCATTTTCGCCCAAGCGAAGCTCGAAACGATGCTCGCCGCGGCGGCCGACCGATTGCCGATCGTTCAGGCGCTTTACGGACACGATCCCCAAGACGGCAACCGCCTTTACCTGCGGATCATGCTGCGGGCAAAAGAGCGCCAGCCGTCGCGGCAAAAGCAGGCGCTGGTGGAGCAGGTCGCTCGCATCAGCCGCGAGGTGTTTCCCGAGGCCGAGGTGACCGGGTCGTTCGTATTGCTCACGCGGCTGATCGAAAGCACCACGCGCGACCAATGGCTCACGTTCGGCGTGGCTTCGGCGGCGATCTTCCTGATGATGCTGGTGGCGTTTCGCAGCCTGCCGGTGGCGCTGATCACGTTGGTGCCGAACGCCTTGCCGATCTTGATCGTGACGGGGCTGATGGGTTGGCTGCGGCTACGGATCAACATGGGCGCGGCGATGATCGCCAGCGTTTCGATGGGCCTGGCGGTCGATTCTTCGATTCACTACATCACCGCCTACCGACGGCACCGCGCCGCCGGCCTGACCACCGGCGAGGCTTTGCACGCCGTGCATCAAAGCGTCGGCCGGGCGATGGTCTTTTCGACGCTGGCTTTGATTGTCGGCTTTAGTGCGCTGGCGCTGAGCCGCTTTGTGCCGACGATTTATTTCGGTGTGCTGGTCGGTTTGACGATGTTGGGCGGGCTGGTCGGCAACTTGGTGATTCTGCCGTTGCTGTTGAAGCTTGTCGATCGCAGGGAGGGATGAGAGATGAGGGATGAGAGATGCTTCCGAACGTTCGATTTGGCGGAGGCCATGCCGCCGGTTTGCCCGGCGGTTGCTGACGCTGGCGTTCTACCTACGCGGCCGCTCAAACCACGTGTCACTCGGCCCGCCGCTCCCGGACCGCCCCCCGCGGTCGGGGAGCGGCGGGCCGGGTACACGCGAAGGAAAGGATTCTTGGGTCGCCGTTTGTAGACTGCCAACGTGAAGCTCCGCCCGGCAAGCGGGCGGCATCGGCCGGACCGAACCAACTTCAAGACGCTGCCGGTCGTTCCACGAGTTGCCATTCCGCTCCGCGGAAACGAGAATGGCGAATGCGGTGGCTGAGGCAGAGCCGCGCCCTGGGCCCGATTTGGCGCTCACGCTCGAAGAGCAGCGATGCCCCGGCAGCGCTGTAACCGGGGCATCGCTGGCCGGCAGCGCGTCTTCCAGGTGGCGTATCGAACGCGGCCAGCTTCTGCCCCAGCCACCGC
Above is a window of Pirellulales bacterium DNA encoding:
- a CDS encoding MMPL family transporter; the protein is MVHSLSHILVRYRVPLLLAAIGATFAGYFPAQRLAFDRSIENMFAPDDPVLTPFRKLKRTFGGDEVALAAYVDPDLLTTGGLARLEQITNDLAAVPGVRQTFSLSTVEQFFTSPLLAPFRSRLLELSEGYTVGSDHQTAGIVCVLVPEHEAKVPRAQTVDELRRRTEAHAAGGVLTGEPVMVVDGFRFLEDDGRLLGGVSTVLLMLTIVICFRSLRWVVVPMAVVGSTLVWTQATLVASHLHLSLVSSMLWAIITVIGVATVLHLVVSFREFRAEGLSPRQALELAVDRLWVPICWACATDAAGFGALMVSRVGPVHDFGLMMLVGSLLALVSIAVVVPGLSLAGRFDSDPRRAWGEHGLEFGLRHLAASIERRPLVLTAAIASVSAFCCLGIVHLEVETDFTKNFRQSSPIVRSYEFVESRLGGAGVWDVIVPAPAENIDQFMDNVSTLEQRLRSEVRFVNAAGVPEPGLTKVLSAIDALDLLPLRRIFAQAKLETMLAAAADRLPIVQALYGHDPQDGNRLYLRIMLRAKERQPSRQKQALVEQVARISREVFPEAEVTGSFVLLTRLIESTTRDQWLTFGVASAAIFLMMLVAFRSLPVALITLVPNALPILIVTGLMGWLRLRINMGAAMIASVSMGLAVDSSIHYITAYRRHRAAGLTTGEALHAVHQSVGRAMVFSTLALIVGFSALALSRFVPTIYFGVLVGLTMLGGLVGNLVILPLLLKLVDRREG